One genomic segment of Stigmatella aurantiaca includes these proteins:
- the rlmN gene encoding 23S rRNA (adenine(2503)-C(2))-methyltransferase RlmN yields the protein MAELSATLPDTTPLPAPAAPKLVDVSSLTLEGLAKFLTEQLGERAFRAGQVYRWLHQRGVTSFEEMTDLSKALRQKLQERAEIVPLVKDLEQVSRDGTIKYRFKTRDGRFIESVYMPSEDRKTLCVSTQVGCAMKCSFCMTGTLGLKRNLTPGEIVAQVHTVNREVRQREGLETYRPLSNLVFMGMGEPLHNFENLKTALSILQSENGPNFSHRHITVSTVGLVPMIERFGQETDVKLAISLNASTDEQRNQTMPVNRKWNIEALLEACRKFPLRQGRRITFEYVLLKGFNDSDEDAHRLIALLRGIPAKVNLIPYNENPGLGFHTTVEERAEQFRAILAEGHIAAFIRQNRGRDIAGACGQLANRSGQDAAQSTQAPELP from the coding sequence ATGGCCGAACTCTCCGCGACCCTGCCTGACACCACCCCCTTGCCGGCCCCCGCGGCGCCGAAGCTCGTGGATGTGTCCAGCCTGACCTTGGAGGGGCTGGCGAAGTTCCTGACCGAGCAACTGGGCGAGCGGGCGTTTCGCGCGGGCCAGGTCTACCGCTGGCTGCACCAGCGCGGGGTCACCTCGTTCGAGGAGATGACGGACCTCTCCAAGGCGCTGCGCCAGAAGCTCCAGGAGCGCGCCGAGATTGTCCCCCTGGTGAAGGACCTGGAGCAGGTCTCCCGCGACGGCACCATCAAGTACCGCTTCAAGACGCGGGACGGGCGCTTCATCGAGTCCGTCTACATGCCCTCCGAGGACCGCAAGACGCTGTGCGTGTCCACCCAGGTGGGCTGCGCCATGAAGTGCTCCTTCTGCATGACGGGCACCCTGGGGCTCAAGCGCAACCTCACCCCTGGGGAGATTGTCGCACAGGTGCACACCGTGAACCGGGAGGTGCGGCAGCGCGAAGGGCTGGAGACCTACCGGCCGCTCTCCAACCTGGTCTTCATGGGCATGGGCGAGCCCCTGCACAACTTCGAGAACCTCAAGACGGCGCTCTCCATCCTCCAGTCCGAGAACGGCCCGAACTTCTCCCACCGCCACATCACCGTCTCCACGGTGGGGCTGGTGCCGATGATCGAGCGCTTCGGGCAGGAGACCGACGTCAAGCTCGCCATCTCGCTCAACGCCAGCACCGACGAGCAGCGCAACCAGACGATGCCCGTCAACCGCAAGTGGAACATCGAGGCCTTGCTGGAGGCCTGCCGCAAGTTCCCCCTGCGCCAGGGCCGGCGCATCACCTTCGAGTACGTGCTGCTCAAGGGCTTCAACGACAGCGACGAGGACGCCCACCGGCTCATCGCGCTGCTGCGGGGAATCCCGGCCAAGGTGAACCTGATTCCCTACAATGAGAACCCCGGGTTGGGGTTTCACACCACCGTCGAGGAGCGGGCGGAGCAGTTCCGCGCCATCCTCGCCGAGGGTCACATCGCGGCGTTCATTCGCCAGAACCGGGGCCGGGACATTGCCGGCGCCTGCGGGCAGCTTGCCAATCGCAGTGGGCAGGATGCCGCGCAGTCGACGCAAGCACCCGAGCTTCCTTGA
- a CDS encoding NACHT domain-containing protein codes for MRATDLNYVFPAPNGENGWIQTSSASFAYVHRSHVGAALALQGGSLKIEQGRNASLQGTFNVRAPLRADEAGGITLNWPGLAHAAGTGGLLQVTLWDSHAPQSPAASVIRSFEPGAPSPRLNWYVTGPSLRERTYDIVFKYQDDFGTETRLTVQNVPFHAPLREQIWFRTAVACAVATLFLILPMVFLPPQRLTRRWGPFVSWLVNIIGGSGLALAGLARDLRIHFPAFVGVLFAEMLLCLAVGAFSPAMFRLLASAKPFQWLVPLALTVPTTRRRVFCGYVAHVRRKLETWRRQANDERFVSMPVSLRQGGGRPSFSKPEEQICRFLMQSHAAQSRSVLIESPGGRGKSALLREVVRRMLLAFEEDPSRPLPVLCEPRATSLESAAYRALEATPLTNELHEMLLQGGDCVLVVDGLTESSLIPEALQAFIDSRHGAFVKLLCTSRPHVGFRHAIENSAAWLHVEPNRMDEETLGRFISAYAPGSTGTRSQNILRACRGADGTYLPILVRLALLFGGDPGVRGIAELYEAAFRGLLRQQGAVTGEEDSQLLAWTSQLCLRTYWVHGIRSLRYRNAPEQEPLQRLLTAGVLVPDDTAPKPGQVPCEVRFFHDSMQSYLTACGLFAQEHAAPAWDILWRAAGDPLFSSSQPEAGSELFQMCLQVFGPREKLRKELQRQLLEWAQLYDDVLTKRHIFSAVAEPLQTRFRFRLASHTELSSGSVLRIATEVSSEDLPSLGTLYMNMAHLLWPLRQDAPSGSLHPPGLG; via the coding sequence CCCGCACCGAATGGAGAGAACGGCTGGATTCAGACCAGCTCCGCCAGCTTTGCCTATGTCCACCGCTCGCACGTGGGCGCGGCCTTGGCTCTTCAGGGAGGCTCCTTGAAGATTGAACAAGGGCGAAATGCCTCGCTTCAAGGAACGTTCAACGTCCGGGCTCCGCTTCGCGCGGATGAGGCAGGGGGAATCACCTTGAACTGGCCGGGGCTGGCCCACGCGGCCGGGACCGGCGGCCTCCTGCAAGTCACCCTCTGGGATTCCCATGCCCCCCAGAGCCCGGCGGCTTCGGTCATCCGGAGCTTTGAACCGGGTGCACCGAGTCCCCGGCTCAACTGGTATGTCACCGGCCCTTCGCTCCGGGAGCGGACCTACGACATCGTCTTCAAGTACCAGGACGACTTCGGGACCGAAACACGGCTGACCGTCCAGAACGTTCCCTTTCATGCGCCACTCCGGGAGCAGATCTGGTTTCGTACGGCGGTGGCCTGTGCCGTGGCGACGCTGTTCCTCATCCTCCCCATGGTGTTTTTGCCCCCTCAGCGCCTGACAAGGCGCTGGGGTCCCTTCGTGAGCTGGCTGGTGAACATCATCGGGGGCAGCGGGCTCGCCCTGGCCGGTCTGGCCCGGGATTTGAGGATCCACTTCCCCGCGTTCGTGGGCGTGTTATTCGCCGAGATGCTCCTCTGTCTGGCCGTGGGCGCCTTCTCTCCAGCGATGTTCCGCCTCCTGGCATCGGCCAAGCCGTTCCAGTGGCTGGTACCCTTGGCGCTCACGGTGCCCACCACCCGGCGCCGGGTCTTCTGTGGCTATGTCGCGCATGTCCGGCGGAAGCTGGAGACGTGGCGCCGCCAGGCAAATGACGAACGGTTCGTCTCCATGCCGGTGAGCCTTCGCCAAGGAGGGGGGCGTCCCAGCTTCTCGAAGCCGGAGGAGCAAATCTGCCGCTTTCTCATGCAATCTCATGCGGCGCAGAGCAGGAGCGTCCTCATCGAGTCTCCCGGCGGGCGGGGCAAGAGTGCGCTCCTGCGAGAAGTGGTGCGGCGGATGCTCCTCGCGTTTGAGGAGGACCCTTCGAGGCCCCTCCCCGTGCTGTGTGAGCCCCGGGCCACGAGCCTGGAGTCGGCCGCATACCGGGCACTGGAGGCGACGCCACTCACGAACGAGCTGCACGAGATGCTGTTACAAGGAGGAGACTGCGTTCTGGTCGTGGATGGGCTCACGGAGTCCTCTCTCATCCCGGAGGCCCTCCAAGCCTTCATTGACTCCAGACATGGGGCCTTTGTGAAGCTGCTATGCACGTCCCGGCCCCACGTGGGGTTCCGGCACGCCATCGAGAACTCTGCGGCGTGGTTGCACGTGGAGCCCAACCGCATGGATGAGGAGACCCTCGGCCGGTTCATCTCGGCCTATGCGCCCGGAAGTACTGGCACGCGCAGCCAGAACATCCTGCGGGCCTGCCGGGGAGCCGATGGTACCTACCTGCCCATCCTGGTCCGGTTGGCCCTGTTGTTCGGCGGAGACCCGGGGGTACGCGGCATCGCCGAACTCTATGAAGCAGCCTTCCGTGGCTTGCTCCGGCAGCAAGGAGCGGTCACGGGCGAGGAAGACTCTCAGTTGCTGGCCTGGACCAGCCAACTCTGCCTTCGGACCTACTGGGTCCATGGCATCCGTTCCCTCCGCTACCGGAACGCGCCGGAGCAGGAGCCCCTGCAGCGGCTCCTGACGGCGGGGGTGCTCGTCCCCGATGATACGGCCCCCAAACCGGGACAGGTTCCTTGCGAGGTCCGGTTCTTCCACGACTCGATGCAGAGCTACCTCACCGCCTGCGGGCTCTTCGCGCAAGAGCACGCGGCGCCGGCGTGGGACATTCTCTGGAGAGCGGCGGGCGATCCCCTCTTCTCCAGCAGTCAGCCCGAAGCCGGCTCGGAGCTGTTTCAAATGTGCCTGCAGGTCTTCGGCCCCCGGGAGAAGCTCCGGAAGGAACTCCAGCGGCAGCTCCTGGAATGGGCTCAGCTGTACGATGACGTGCTCACCAAGCGGCACATCTTCAGCGCGGTTGCCGAACCGCTGCAGACACGCTTCCGGTTCAGGCTCGCCTCCCACACCGAACTCTCTTCCGGAAGCGTCCTGCGCATCGCCACCGAGGTGAGTTCCGAGGATCTACCCAGCCTGGGCACGCTCTACATGAACATGGCCCACCTGCTCTGGCCACTGCGGCAGGACGCGCCGTCCGGCAGCCTGCATCCGCCCGGCCTCGGATGA
- the rpsP gene encoding 30S ribosomal protein S16 produces MAVVLRLARAGAKKKPYYHVVATDSRNPRDGKFIEAVGAYDPNESPPKVLFDQERLQYWLKTGALPSETVADLIKVAAKNAPPAA; encoded by the coding sequence ATGGCCGTCGTCCTCCGTCTCGCCCGCGCGGGCGCCAAGAAGAAGCCGTACTACCATGTGGTCGCCACCGATTCCCGCAATCCCCGGGACGGTAAGTTCATCGAGGCCGTGGGTGCCTACGATCCGAACGAGAGCCCCCCGAAGGTGCTCTTCGACCAGGAGCGGCTCCAGTACTGGCTGAAGACGGGCGCGCTGCCCTCCGAGACCGTGGCCGACCTCATCAAGGTCGCCGCCAAGAACGCTCCTCCGGCGGCCTAA